Proteins from a genomic interval of Arachis hypogaea cultivar Tifrunner chromosome 10, arahy.Tifrunner.gnm2.J5K5, whole genome shotgun sequence:
- the LOC112715492 gene encoding codeine O-demethylase isoform X4, which produces MEEEDQALFIQEPQHRPSVSTMEAQGIPVIDLSPVTSSNPSISSIDALVKEIGSVCKEWGFFQVTNHGVPLSLRQNLLEASKNFFSQSLQEKKKVSRDESSPSGYYDTELTRNVRDWKEVFDFLAKEPTFFPVIADELDDRVTQLSNKSPQHPSHFRDIIQEYIEEMEKLAFKLMELIAMSLGLQPKRLEEFFMRGQTSLIRLNYYPPCPFPHIALGVGPHKDESALTILAQDEVEGLEVKHKTHQEWVRVKPTPNDYIINVGDIIQINLVLNVRSRFCL; this is translated from the exons ATGGAAGAGGAGGACCAAGCATTATTCATCCAAGAACCACAACACAGGCCAAGTGTCTCCACCATGGAAGCACAAGGAATTCCAGTCATAGACCTCTCCCCTGTAACATCAAGCAACCCTTCTATTTCTTCCATTGACGCGCTGGTGAAGGAGATCGGAAGCGTGTGCAAGGAATGGGGATTCTTCCAAGTAACAAACCACGGTGTGCCTCTCTCTCTGAGGCAGAACCTTCTGGAAGCATCCAAGAACTTCTTTTCTCAGAGCTtgcaagaaaagaagaaggttaGCAGAGATGAAAGTTCTCCGAGCGGTTACTATGACACTGAGCTCACAAGGAACGTTAGAGATTGGAAAGAAGTGTTTGATTTTCTTGCAAAAGAACCAACTTTCTTCCCTGTTATTGCAGATGAACTTGATGATCGAGTCACGCAGTTGAGTAATAAATCTCCTCAACATCCTTCTCActtcag AGATATAATCCAAGAGTATATTGAAGAGATGGAGAAGCTAGCCTTCAAATTGATGGAACTTATAGCTATGAGTTTAGGCCTTCAACCGAAGAGGCTTGAGGAATTCTTTATGAGAGGTCAAACCAGTCTTATTCGTCTCAACTATTATCCTCCATGCCCCTTCCCTCACATAGCTCTTGGAGTTGGTCCACACAAGGATGAAAGTGCCTTAACCATTCTTGCTCAAGATGAAGTTGAAGGACTTGAAGTGAAACATAAGACACATCAAGAGTGGGTCAGAGTGAAACCAACCCCAAATGATTATATCATCAACGTTGGTGATATTATTCAG ATAAATTTGGTTCTGAATGTGAGGTCTAGATTTTGTTTGTAA
- the LOC112715492 gene encoding codeine O-demethylase isoform X3 yields MEEEDQALFIQEPQHRPSVSTMEAQGIPVIDLSPVTSSNPSISSIDALVKEIGSVCKEWGFFQVTNHGVPLSLRQNLLEASKNFFSQSLQEKKKVSRDESSPSGYYDTELTRNVRDWKEVFDFLAKEPTFFPVIADELDDRVTQLSNKSPQHPSHFRDIIQEYIEEMEKLAFKLMELIAMSLGLQPKRLEEFFMRGQTSLIRLNYYPPCPFPHIALGVGPHKDESALTILAQDEVEGLEVKHKTHQEWVRVKPTPNDYIINVGDIIQKKSIMELLSLYAKFGRGSSEGVVTDFDVLFFSSSIKKFFQSFYRSDFVQR; encoded by the exons ATGGAAGAGGAGGACCAAGCATTATTCATCCAAGAACCACAACACAGGCCAAGTGTCTCCACCATGGAAGCACAAGGAATTCCAGTCATAGACCTCTCCCCTGTAACATCAAGCAACCCTTCTATTTCTTCCATTGACGCGCTGGTGAAGGAGATCGGAAGCGTGTGCAAGGAATGGGGATTCTTCCAAGTAACAAACCACGGTGTGCCTCTCTCTCTGAGGCAGAACCTTCTGGAAGCATCCAAGAACTTCTTTTCTCAGAGCTtgcaagaaaagaagaaggttaGCAGAGATGAAAGTTCTCCGAGCGGTTACTATGACACTGAGCTCACAAGGAACGTTAGAGATTGGAAAGAAGTGTTTGATTTTCTTGCAAAAGAACCAACTTTCTTCCCTGTTATTGCAGATGAACTTGATGATCGAGTCACGCAGTTGAGTAATAAATCTCCTCAACATCCTTCTCActtcag AGATATAATCCAAGAGTATATTGAAGAGATGGAGAAGCTAGCCTTCAAATTGATGGAACTTATAGCTATGAGTTTAGGCCTTCAACCGAAGAGGCTTGAGGAATTCTTTATGAGAGGTCAAACCAGTCTTATTCGTCTCAACTATTATCCTCCATGCCCCTTCCCTCACATAGCTCTTGGAGTTGGTCCACACAAGGATGAAAGTGCCTTAACCATTCTTGCTCAAGATGAAGTTGAAGGACTTGAAGTGAAACATAAGACACATCAAGAGTGGGTCAGAGTGAAACCAACCCCAAATGATTATATCATCAACGTTGGTGATATTATTCAG AAGAAATCAATAATGGAGTTGTTGTCCCTCTATGCAAAGTTCGGCCGAGGGAGCTCCGAAGGTGTAGTAACTGATTTTGACGTTCTCTTCTTCAGCAGTTCGATCAAAAAGTTTTTCCAAAGTTTCTATCGTTCTGATTTCGTACAGAG ATGA
- the LOC112715492 gene encoding codeine O-demethylase isoform X2, with protein sequence MEEEDQALFIQEPQHRPSVSTMEAQGIPVIDLSPVTSSNPSISSIDALVKEIGSVCKEWGFFQVTNHGVPLSLRQNLLEASKNFFSQSLQEKKKVSRDESSPSGYYDTELTRNVRDWKEVFDFLAKEPTFFPVIADELDDRVTQLSNKSPQHPSHFRDIIQEYIEEMEKLAFKLMELIAMSLGLQPKRLEEFFMRGQTSLIRLNYYPPCPFPHIALGVGPHKDESALTILAQDEVEGLEVKHKTHQEWVRVKPTPNDYIINVGDIIQKKSIMELLSLYAKFGRGSSEGVVTDFDVLFFSSSIKKFFQSFYRSDFVQR encoded by the exons ATGGAAGAGGAGGACCAAGCATTATTCATCCAAGAACCACAACACAGGCCAAGTGTCTCCACCATGGAAGCACAAGGAATTCCAGTCATAGACCTCTCCCCTGTAACATCAAGCAACCCTTCTATTTCTTCCATTGACGCGCTGGTGAAGGAGATCGGAAGCGTGTGCAAGGAATGGGGATTCTTCCAAGTAACAAACCACGGTGTGCCTCTCTCTCTGAGGCAGAACCTTCTGGAAGCATCCAAGAACTTCTTTTCTCAGAGCTtgcaagaaaagaagaaggttaGCAGAGATGAAAGTTCTCCGAGCGGTTACTATGACACTGAGCTCACAAGGAACGTTAGAGATTGGAAAGAAGTGTTTGATTTTCTTGCAAAAGAACCAACTTTCTTCCCTGTTATTGCAGATGAACTTGATGATCGAGTCACGCAGTTGAGTAATAAATCTCCTCAACATCCTTCTCActtcag AGATATAATCCAAGAGTATATTGAAGAGATGGAGAAGCTAGCCTTCAAATTGATGGAACTTATAGCTATGAGTTTAGGCCTTCAACCGAAGAGGCTTGAGGAATTCTTTATGAGAGGTCAAACCAGTCTTATTCGTCTCAACTATTATCCTCCATGCCCCTTCCCTCACATAGCTCTTGGAGTTGGTCCACACAAGGATGAAAGTGCCTTAACCATTCTTGCTCAAGATGAAGTTGAAGGACTTGAAGTGAAACATAAGACACATCAAGAGTGGGTCAGAGTGAAACCAACCCCAAATGATTATATCATCAACGTTGGTGATATTATTCAG AAGAAATCAATAATGGAGTTGTTGTCCCTCTATGCAAAGTTCGGCCGAGGGAGCTCCGAAGGTGTAGTAACTGATTTTGACGTTCTCTTCTTCAGCAGTTCGATCAAAAAGTTTTTCCAAAGTTTCTATCGTTCTGATTTCGTACAGAG gtaa
- the LOC112715492 gene encoding codeine O-demethylase isoform X5 yields MEEEDQALFIQEPQHRPSVSTMEAQGIPVIDLSPVTSSNPSISSIDALVKEIGSVCKEWGFFQVTNHGVPLSLRQNLLEASKNFFSQSLQEKKKVSRDESSPSGYYDTELTRNVRDWKEVFDFLAKEPTFFPVIADELDDRVTQLSNKSPQHPSHFRDIIQEYIEEMEKLAFKLMELIAMSLGLQPKRLEEFFMRGQTSLIRLNYYPPCPFPHIALGVGPHKDESALTILAQDEVEGLEVKHKTHQEWVRVKPTPNDYIINVGDIIQVNSG; encoded by the exons ATGGAAGAGGAGGACCAAGCATTATTCATCCAAGAACCACAACACAGGCCAAGTGTCTCCACCATGGAAGCACAAGGAATTCCAGTCATAGACCTCTCCCCTGTAACATCAAGCAACCCTTCTATTTCTTCCATTGACGCGCTGGTGAAGGAGATCGGAAGCGTGTGCAAGGAATGGGGATTCTTCCAAGTAACAAACCACGGTGTGCCTCTCTCTCTGAGGCAGAACCTTCTGGAAGCATCCAAGAACTTCTTTTCTCAGAGCTtgcaagaaaagaagaaggttaGCAGAGATGAAAGTTCTCCGAGCGGTTACTATGACACTGAGCTCACAAGGAACGTTAGAGATTGGAAAGAAGTGTTTGATTTTCTTGCAAAAGAACCAACTTTCTTCCCTGTTATTGCAGATGAACTTGATGATCGAGTCACGCAGTTGAGTAATAAATCTCCTCAACATCCTTCTCActtcag AGATATAATCCAAGAGTATATTGAAGAGATGGAGAAGCTAGCCTTCAAATTGATGGAACTTATAGCTATGAGTTTAGGCCTTCAACCGAAGAGGCTTGAGGAATTCTTTATGAGAGGTCAAACCAGTCTTATTCGTCTCAACTATTATCCTCCATGCCCCTTCCCTCACATAGCTCTTGGAGTTGGTCCACACAAGGATGAAAGTGCCTTAACCATTCTTGCTCAAGATGAAGTTGAAGGACTTGAAGTGAAACATAAGACACATCAAGAGTGGGTCAGAGTGAAACCAACCCCAAATGATTATATCATCAACGTTGGTGATATTATTCAG gtaaattctggctga
- the LOC112715492 gene encoding codeine O-demethylase isoform X6 → MEEEDQALFIQEPQHRPSVSTMEAQGIPVIDLSPVTSSNPSISSIDALVKEIGSVCKEWGFFQVTNHGVPLSLRQNLLEASKNFFSQSLQEKKKVSRDESSPSGYYDTELTRNVRDWKEVFDFLAKEPTFFPVIADELDDRVTQLSNKSPQHPSHFRDIIQEYIEEMEKLAFKLMELIAMSLGLQPKRLEEFFMRGQTSLIRLNYYPPCPFPHIALGVGPHKDESALTILAQDEVEGLEVKHKTHQEWVRVKPTPNDYIINVGDIIQGI, encoded by the exons ATGGAAGAGGAGGACCAAGCATTATTCATCCAAGAACCACAACACAGGCCAAGTGTCTCCACCATGGAAGCACAAGGAATTCCAGTCATAGACCTCTCCCCTGTAACATCAAGCAACCCTTCTATTTCTTCCATTGACGCGCTGGTGAAGGAGATCGGAAGCGTGTGCAAGGAATGGGGATTCTTCCAAGTAACAAACCACGGTGTGCCTCTCTCTCTGAGGCAGAACCTTCTGGAAGCATCCAAGAACTTCTTTTCTCAGAGCTtgcaagaaaagaagaaggttaGCAGAGATGAAAGTTCTCCGAGCGGTTACTATGACACTGAGCTCACAAGGAACGTTAGAGATTGGAAAGAAGTGTTTGATTTTCTTGCAAAAGAACCAACTTTCTTCCCTGTTATTGCAGATGAACTTGATGATCGAGTCACGCAGTTGAGTAATAAATCTCCTCAACATCCTTCTCActtcag AGATATAATCCAAGAGTATATTGAAGAGATGGAGAAGCTAGCCTTCAAATTGATGGAACTTATAGCTATGAGTTTAGGCCTTCAACCGAAGAGGCTTGAGGAATTCTTTATGAGAGGTCAAACCAGTCTTATTCGTCTCAACTATTATCCTCCATGCCCCTTCCCTCACATAGCTCTTGGAGTTGGTCCACACAAGGATGAAAGTGCCTTAACCATTCTTGCTCAAGATGAAGTTGAAGGACTTGAAGTGAAACATAAGACACATCAAGAGTGGGTCAGAGTGAAACCAACCCCAAATGATTATATCATCAACGTTGGTGATATTATTCAG ggcataTAA